GCTTGGGCGCGAGCGGATTCCATTCGCCGCTCCGCTCGGTGCTCCAGCGGCTCGGACCGCCCGGCGCACGCCCGGTGAACCCGGGCGGCTCGATCAGTGCCTCGAGCCGCTTCGTGATCGCCGGTTTCTCGGCCCGCGGGATGTTGGACGTGAACCCCACGTGATGCAGCAGGCCGTCGTCGTCGTACAATCCGAGCAGCAGCGATCCGACCAGCTTCTCCTTGGACCCGTAGCGGAATCCTCCGACGACACAATCGGCGGTGCGCGTCTGCTTGATCTTGACCATGCCGCGGCGGTTGCCGCTTTCATACGGCAGATCCACGCGCTTGGCGATGATGCCGTCCAGTCCGCTGCCCAGTGAACGGAGCCAGCGTTCGACATCGCGCAAGTCCGACGTCGCCGGCGACAGCCTCACGCGTGCGCCGGGCGGCACATGTTCGCCGGCAAATGCTTCGAGTGCCTGGCGCCGGACTTCGAGCGGCTGGTCGACCAGCGACGTTCCGGCGGCATCGACGAGCAGGTCGAACGCAATGAACGTCGCGGGCGTCTCGCGCGCGAGCTTCGCGACGCGGCTCTGCGCCGGATGGATGCGCATCAACAGGTCGTCGAACGACAGGCTCGTGCCTAACGGCACGACGATCTCGCCATCCAGGACGAAGCGCGGCGCGGTGAGCTCGAGCATCGAGGCGACGACGTCCGGGAAATACCGCGCCAAGGGCTTGCCGGCCTTGGACATGAGCTCGACCCGAGTCCCGTCGCGGAAGGCCAGACATCGGAAGCCATCCCATTTCGGCTCGTATTCCCATTCGTCGCCGCGCGGGATCTCGCCCACCGACTCCGCTTCCATCGGCGCAAAGGTCGTGCGGATGGGCAGCACCTAAAGCAACCGCGCCAGCGGAAAGCGCCCGCGCCCCGCGAGCATGGGCTTCCACCCATCGCCTAACTTGGCCACGCGCGCCGGCACGCTGTCCATGCGAAAGTCGTCGATCGCGATACCGCGCTCGACTTCGGCCCACGACACCGGCGTGGAGACCGGCGCGCGCGGCCTCGGGCGCACCGAGTACACCGACGCCAGCGTGCGTCCCCAGGCATTCTGATTGTAGTCCACGAGCACGCGCTGGCGCGGCCGCCGCGCGATGCGATACTCGGACGTGAGCAGCGCGGGTTGGAGCGCCGCAATGGAGACGGCAAAGCTCTTGGCGAACGTCCACACGTCTTTCTGCGTCGGGCCGCGCTCGATCGGCACGTAGATGTGGACGCCGCGCGAACCCGTGGTCTTGACGAGCGGTTTCATGCCTAACCCAGTGAGTCCGGTGCGCACGACGAGCGCCGCCTCGCGGACGTGGTCGAAGGTCGCCCCCGGCGTCGGATCGAGGTCGAAGTGCAAGACGTCGGGACGATTGGTGTCGTCGCACGTCGCGTACCACGGGTTGAGATCGATGCAGCCCAGGTTGACGATCCAGAGGAGCGACGCGAGGTCCTGCACCATGGGAAAGTCGATCACGTTGCCCGAGCGGTGCTCGATCGTGCAGGTCTCGATCCACTCCGGCCGCGGCGAGGGCGCGCGCTTCATGAAGAAGCTCTTGCCCGTGATGCCGTTCGGATATCGCTTCATGACCATCGCGCGGTCGAAGAGATGCGGCAGGAGCACCGGCGCGACCGCGGCGTAGTACCGCAGGACATCGCCTTTCGTTAGGCGCTCGCCGGGCCAGAACACCTTGTCGAGATTGGTGAGGGCGACCGATCGCCCCGCGATGCGCAGCTCGGCGTCCCCCTGCGCCGGGATGTCGACGGCCGGCGGCTGCCCGGCCATCACCGCG
This genomic stretch from Gemmatimonadaceae bacterium harbors:
- the ligD gene encoding non-homologous end-joining DNA ligase, coding for MAGQPPAVDIPAQGDAELRIAGRSVALTNLDKVFWPGERLTKGDVLRYYAAVAPVLLPHLFDRAMVMKRYPNGITGKSFFMKRAPSPRPEWIETCTIEHRSGNVIDFPMVQDLASLLWIVNLGCIDLNPWYATCDDTNRPDVLHFDLDPTPGATFDHVREAALVVRTGLTGLGMKPLVKTTGSRGVHIYVPIERGPTQKDVWTFAKSFAVSIAALQPALLTSEYRIARRPRQRVLVDYNQNAWGRTLASVYSVRPRPRAPVSTPVSWAEVERGIAIDDFRMDSVPARVAKLGDGWKPMLAGRGRFPLARLL
- a CDS encoding ATP-dependent DNA ligase, with amino-acid sequence MLPIRTTFAPMEAESVGEIPRGDEWEYEPKWDGFRCLAFRDGTRVELMSKAGKPLARYFPDVVASMLELTAPRFVLDGEIVVPLGTSLSFDDLLMRIHPAQSRVAKLARETPATFIAFDLLVDAAGTSLVDQPLEVRRQALEAFAGEHVPPGARVRLSPATSDLRDVERWLRSLGSGLDGIIAKRVDLPYESGNRRGMVKIKQTRTADCVVGGFRYGSKEKLVGSLLLGLYDDDGLLHHVGFTSNIPRAEKPAITKRLEALIEPPGFTGRAPGGPSRWSTERSGEWNPLAPKLVVEVAYDHFSGGRFRHGTSFHRWRPDKAPGQCTLTQVERESRSPLALLERR